A window from Candidatus Woesearchaeota archaeon encodes these proteins:
- a CDS encoding DUF5598 domain-containing protein, producing MELSDFVKGRIEVPTPLNGDAYTVAGEALASVRAREHSVYGLSFRKSPAQAEGLKDFCYDDRMVLFGVSDYIRNNLTKQITREQVDAAEQFMATAHAFGGPLNFDRTVWDRVIDEFGGYLPLKIEALPEGSTFYPGEVSVQVTSLANGFGEIAALVEANLVGMVSVASTRATMERHLLERMKDYAREDDPTASDADILFRAQLMIHDFGMRASSSSEESEVLGKAHLLSFLGTDTFNAAYQAYVQNGNQRVGSSVLALAHRTVQGAESQAAAFAQIRKAAGPGSIASYVADCYDFHAAIRDEILPLALEAAKTDGAILVPRPDSGDYLENIIYIVATARENGLYKEQPNGRAAMTNMRFIQGDSMNWEKISTAMDQLRDSGYSPVGCGIFGVGGWLRNTPTRDTFSVAYKLMARGEDEEAVVKLSDTRIKMSVPGPVYTLRGQAADQPSTVMQYEQGYAGQNALVAYYNGAVAGNEKFGAPCLEKFSVLQERTIKGFDVAAPYQRVLSDEVVAIQNKTLAAHSRSIADYKY from the coding sequence ATGGAATTAAGCGATTTTGTCAAAGGAAGAATAGAAGTACCAACACCACTCAACGGCGATGCGTATACTGTCGCAGGAGAAGCACTTGCTTCTGTCCGCGCGCGCGAACATTCTGTCTACGGACTTTCGTTCAGAAAATCTCCTGCACAAGCAGAAGGTCTCAAAGACTTCTGTTATGATGACCGAATGGTTCTCTTTGGAGTGAGCGATTACATTCGAAATAATTTGACCAAACAAATCACGCGAGAACAGGTTGATGCAGCAGAACAATTCATGGCAACTGCGCACGCATTTGGTGGTCCACTCAACTTCGACAGAACCGTGTGGGACAGAGTAATCGATGAATTTGGAGGATATTTACCTCTCAAAATTGAAGCACTTCCTGAAGGTTCGACATTCTATCCAGGAGAAGTTTCTGTCCAAGTAACAAGTCTTGCAAACGGCTTTGGTGAAATCGCGGCGCTTGTTGAAGCGAATCTTGTCGGCATGGTTTCTGTTGCTTCCACACGCGCAACAATGGAACGACACCTTCTCGAGAGAATGAAAGATTATGCGCGAGAAGATGATCCTACTGCAAGCGACGCAGACATTCTCTTCAGAGCACAGCTCATGATCCATGATTTTGGGATGCGCGCAAGTTCTTCAAGTGAAGAATCTGAAGTGCTTGGAAAAGCACATTTACTTAGTTTCCTTGGAACTGACACTTTCAACGCCGCATACCAAGCGTATGTTCAAAATGGTAACCAGCGCGTGGGAAGTTCTGTTCTTGCATTAGCGCATAGAACTGTTCAAGGCGCAGAAAGTCAAGCAGCAGCATTCGCGCAAATCAGAAAAGCTGCTGGACCTGGGAGCATTGCTTCTTATGTCGCTGACTGCTATGACTTTCACGCAGCGATTCGCGATGAAATTCTTCCTCTGGCACTTGAAGCTGCGAAGACTGATGGAGCAATTCTTGTTCCTCGACCAGATTCAGGAGATTATCTCGAGAACATCATATACATTGTCGCAACAGCACGAGAAAATGGTTTGTACAAAGAACAGCCAAACGGGCGAGCAGCAATGACCAACATGCGTTTCATCCAAGGAGACTCCATGAACTGGGAAAAAATTAGCACAGCAATGGACCAGCTCCGCGACAGCGGCTACTCTCCTGTTGGTTGTGGGATTTTTGGTGTTGGAGGCTGGTTGCGAAACACGCCTACACGAGACACATTCAGCGTTGCGTACAAACTCATGGCAAGAGGAGAAGACGAAGAAGCTGTGGTGAAGTTGTCTGACACGCGAATAAAAATGAGCGTTCCTGGCCCTGTTTATACTCTCCGAGGACAAGCTGCAGATCAACCAAGCACGGTGATGCAGTATGAACAAGGATACGCAGGACAAAATGCGCTTGTTGCGTACTACAACGGCGCAGTCGCAGGAAATGAGAAATTCGGTGCACCATGCCTTGAAAAGTTTAGCGTGTTGCAAGAAAGAACGATCAAAGGATTTGACGTAGCAGCACCATACCAACGCGTGCTCAGCGATGAAGTCGTTGCGATTCAAAACAAAACACTTGCTGCACACAGCAGAAGCATTGCAGATTACAAATATTGA
- a CDS encoding NUDIX hydrolase — translation MPDEKTIKARGYQNLVPTTDLIIEYDNGEKEGIVLITRRNKPYGIALPGGFAEKGLSLGTNARKEAREETGLEVLIEDEDQPFCVRSDPNRDPRGHMMSVCYVAKGFGELKAGDDAKTATLYSLAEVYALMGRGVFAFDHEKIVGRYLQQKGYDLSRSGAMTRASVMFQ, via the coding sequence ATGCCAGACGAAAAAACCATAAAAGCGAGAGGATATCAAAACCTTGTTCCCACAACAGACCTTATCATTGAATATGATAATGGAGAGAAAGAAGGAATTGTCTTAATTACAAGACGGAATAAACCCTATGGAATAGCATTGCCTGGTGGTTTTGCAGAAAAAGGATTGTCTTTGGGAACAAACGCACGAAAAGAAGCGCGAGAAGAAACAGGGCTTGAGGTTCTTATTGAAGATGAAGATCAACCGTTTTGCGTCCGTTCTGATCCTAACAGAGACCCTCGCGGACACATGATGAGTGTCTGTTATGTTGCAAAAGGATTTGGAGAATTGAAAGCCGGCGATGACGCAAAGACTGCAACGCTTTATTCCCTTGCAGAAGTGTATGCACTGATGGGAAGAGGAGTGTTTGCGTTTGATCACGAAAAGATTGTTGGAAGATATTTGCAACAGAAAGGATATGATTTGAGCAGGTCTGGAGCAATGACAAGAGCATCGGTCATGTTCCAATAG
- a CDS encoding YgiQ family radical SAM protein, which translates to MTSSFLPTTRDEGKKYYKDFKQFDVIFVTGDPYYDHPLSGTAIIARLLDKKGYKVAIIPQPQTEAEYQSCGRPKYFFCITSGLLDSMLANYTPMLKKRENVLVPERGLMVYTQNLKNLFKGCITIIGGVEATIRRFTHFDYKENILRRGILNDTKADILLFGTAERAILTLLDRMKARNTTEQMPFEEVKPLLDLKTIEGLAYRVKKDEINEKARKLPSYEDCIADKTKFNLLTRVHYLLPDESFVEQCGAGFIQHNRPEHTMIEKEMDVIYSLPFTRRLHPESKNFAEQNGMVERLQTSVIIGRGCWGSCSFCVIPLVQGKEVAKRSKESIIKEIESLYKQGHKKINDLTLPTLNMYGSKCALYTHPEQIFSPVINEPITVYNKKDYCNQQCAGCKYRVISDDLYPLLEEVEKLNKKYSGTELELRSAIRHDIILDQKKLFRKIMQFTGRLKIAPEHISNTVLKQMNKATKQAFIDFLEEYKKVNKEQGTNKNLVPYIVAAHPGSTEKDMQEMRKFCEDNKIYVNLTQIFTPTPGTLSTAMYYTAENPMTREKIHVPRTFREKKNQKNIIMGMQSPDEIADENG; encoded by the coding sequence ATGACTTCATCATTTTTACCAACAACAAGAGACGAAGGAAAGAAGTACTATAAAGACTTCAAACAATTCGACGTCATCTTTGTGACAGGAGATCCGTATTACGATCATCCATTGTCAGGCACAGCGATAATTGCGCGCTTATTAGACAAAAAAGGATACAAGGTAGCGATTATTCCGCAACCCCAAACAGAAGCAGAATATCAAAGTTGTGGACGACCAAAATATTTCTTCTGCATCACGAGCGGTCTTCTCGATTCCATGCTCGCGAATTATACGCCGATGCTCAAGAAACGGGAAAACGTTCTTGTTCCAGAGCGCGGATTAATGGTCTACACGCAGAATCTAAAAAATCTCTTCAAAGGATGCATAACAATCATCGGCGGTGTCGAAGCGACAATCAGAAGATTCACGCACTTCGATTACAAAGAAAATATACTCAGAAGGGGAATTCTCAACGACACAAAAGCAGATATTCTTCTCTTCGGTACAGCGGAACGTGCGATTCTTACATTATTAGATCGAATGAAGGCACGAAACACCACAGAGCAAATGCCATTTGAAGAAGTAAAACCCCTCCTCGATCTCAAAACAATCGAAGGACTTGCGTACAGAGTTAAGAAAGACGAAATAAATGAAAAAGCAAGAAAGCTTCCAAGCTACGAAGATTGTATCGCAGACAAAACAAAATTTAATCTGCTCACGAGAGTCCACTATTTGCTTCCAGACGAATCATTTGTCGAGCAATGCGGCGCTGGATTCATTCAGCACAATAGACCAGAGCACACCATGATTGAAAAAGAAATGGATGTCATTTATAGTCTTCCATTCACGAGACGTCTCCATCCTGAGTCAAAAAATTTCGCAGAGCAAAATGGAATGGTTGAACGCTTGCAAACTTCTGTTATCATTGGAAGAGGATGCTGGGGAAGTTGTTCATTCTGCGTCATCCCGCTTGTGCAGGGAAAAGAAGTCGCGAAGCGAAGTAAAGAATCCATCATTAAAGAAATCGAGTCACTCTACAAGCAAGGTCACAAAAAGATCAATGATCTTACGTTACCGACGTTAAACATGTACGGCTCAAAATGCGCGCTTTACACACATCCAGAACAGATATTCTCTCCAGTAATCAATGAGCCAATTACTGTTTACAATAAAAAAGACTATTGCAATCAACAATGCGCGGGGTGTAAATACAGAGTAATCAGTGACGATCTCTATCCTTTATTAGAAGAAGTGGAAAAACTCAACAAGAAATATAGCGGCACAGAGTTAGAACTCCGAAGCGCGATTCGCCATGATATTATTCTTGACCAAAAAAAGCTGTTCAGAAAAATTATGCAGTTCACCGGCAGACTAAAAATAGCGCCAGAACACATCTCAAACACCGTCCTAAAGCAGATGAACAAAGCGACAAAACAGGCGTTCATTGATTTCCTTGAAGAATACAAAAAAGTGAACAAAGAGCAGGGTACAAATAAGAATCTTGTTCCGTATATTGTTGCAGCGCATCCCGGCAGTACAGAGAAAGATATGCAGGAAATGAGAAAATTCTGTGAAGACAATAAGATCTACGTCAACCTCACCCAGATTTTCACCCCAACGCCAGGCACACTTTCGACTGCGATGTATTACACAGCAGAAAATCCAATGACGAGAGAAAAGATCCACGTTCCACGAACATTCAGAGAAAAGAAGAATCAGAAAAACATCATCATGGGCATGCAATCACCAGATGAGATTGCTGATGAGAATGGGTAA